In Helianthus annuus cultivar XRQ/B chromosome 3, HanXRQr2.0-SUNRISE, whole genome shotgun sequence, a single window of DNA contains:
- the LOC110926822 gene encoding uncharacterized protein LOC110926822 → MRSPRSLKDIQQLNGRLIALNRFLSKVADKTLRFMKVLKDCLQTSKFNWTTEAEAAFQEMKTYICKLPTLATPVPGDPLLFYLSASKTTISAVMMVEREGKQIPIYFISRTLRGPEERYMPLEKLALALVFASRRLRRYFQGHKVTLVTDQPLQKVLRKPEQLGRLAKWAVELGEHSLEFKPRTAMKGQILADFLAEVPEDEERELLKWEALEEEEKKREDEAVWKLFTDGASSEEGSGAGITLVSPEGVELTYAIRLDFENTNNTAEYEALLAGMRLAQKMKAKHVEASTDSQLVVKQYQGEYEAKDNTMARCVAKVKEAAKTFRTFKLEYIPRGRNRKSDALSKLASVAFDHLAKEVKVEVLTSPSLNTAEVATIEGPQETWMTPIIKFLQDGTLPEGEWAARKIRVKALQYELIGGEL, encoded by the coding sequence ATGCGCTCTCCCAGATCCCTGAAGGACATCCAGCAGTTGAACGGAAGGTTGATAGCACTAAATCGCTTCTTATCAAAGGTGGCTGACAAAACCCTCCGCTTCATGAAAGTATTAAAAGACTGCCTCCAGACCAGTAAGTTCAACTGGACCACTGAGGCCGAAGCCGCCTTTCAGGAAATGAAAACATACATCTGTAAGCTCCCGACATTAGCCACCCCGGTGCCTGGAGACCCGTTGCTCTTTTACCTATCTGCCTCGAAGACGACCATAAGCGCGGTCATGATGGTGGAACGGGAGGGGAAACAGATCCCCATATATTTTATCAGCAGAACACTTAGGGGGCCCGAGGAACGATACATGCCTTTAGAGAAACTTGCGTTGGCCCTGGTCTTTGCATCTCGGAGGCTCAGAAGGTATTTCCAAGGGCATAAAGTCACCTTAGTAACTGATCAACCCCTTCAGAAAGTGCTTAGAAAACCAGAACAGTTGGGACGACTGGCTAAATGGGCTGTAGAGTTAGGGGAACATTCTCTGGAGTTTAAGCCCAGAACGGCCATGAAGGGACAAATACTGGCTGACTTCCTAGCAGAGGTCCCCGAGGATGAAGAGAGGGAGCTACTAAAATGGGAAGCTTTGGAGGAGGAGGAAAAGAAAAGGGAAGACGAGGCTGTGTGGAAGTTGTTTACCGATGGAGCATCCAGTGAAGAAGGGAGTGGTGCAGGTATCACGCTGGTAAGCCCCGAGGGGGTCGAGTTGACATATGCTATAAGGTTGGATTTCGAAAACACCAACAATACCGCCGAGTATGAAGCCCTCTTAGCGGGGATGAGACTGGCACAGAAGATGAAAGCAAAACACGTGGAGGCTAGCACCGATTCACAGTTGGTGGTAAAGCAGTACCAGGGGGAATATGAAGCCAAGGATAACACCATGGCTCGATGTGTGGCGAAAGTTAAGGAGGCAGCTAAGACATTCAGAACCTTCAAACTAGAATACATCCCTCGTGGGAGGAACAGGAAGTCTGATGCACTCAGCAAGTTAGCTTCGGTAGCATTCGACCATCTCGCGAAGGAGGTCAAAGTAGAGGTTCTAACATCCCCCTCCCTTAACACAGCGGAAGTGGCTACGATTGAAGGTCCTCAGGAAACATGGATGACCCCAATCATCAAATTCCTCCAGGACGGGACTCTACCCGAGGGGGAATGGGCGGCCAGAAAGATAAGGGTCAAGGCCCTACAATATGAACTGATTGGAGGGGAGCTATAA
- the LOC110931999 gene encoding uncharacterized protein LOC110931999 — protein sequence MGDKHDTTNTSTQSAPLHPVYTVTDITKKVPVLDGTTVTYSAWVKLFNLHARGYEVLDHITAEPPSKDDPTYAQWMKIDVVVLQWIYNTLSANYLLRVLEEPSTTLQAWNRVKNIFHNNKGPRCAALQSRFVNLKLSSMSSLEAYCQTLRDLAAQLDDVGSPVNEQTLVLQLVRGLPREYDTIGSIINRELPS from the coding sequence ATGGGCGACAAACATGACACCACCAACACCTCCACACAATCTGCTCCCTTACATCCAGTTTATACTGTTACTGATATCACCAAGAAGGTCCCTGTCCTGGATGGTACTACGGTCACGTACTCCGCGTGGGTGAAGCTCTTTAACCTTCATGCTCGCGGATACGAGGTCCTAGACCACATCACCGCTGAACCACCGTCTAAAGACGATCCCACCTACGCTCAATGGATGAAGATTGATGTTGTCGTACTTCAGTGGATATACAACACGTTATCCGCTAACTATCTCCTTCGGGTCCTTGAAGAACCATCTACGACTCTCCAAGCTTGGAATCGGGTCAAGAACATCTTTCATAACAACAAAGGTCCTCGTTGTGCCGCCCTTCAATCTCGGTTTGTGAACCTGAAACTCAGTTCTATGTCTTCGTTGGAAGCCTACTGCCAAACCCTTCGGGATTTGGCAGCCCAGTTAGACGATGTGGGCAGCCCGGTTAACGAACAAACTTTAGTTCTGCAACTTGTTCGGGGTCTGCCTCGGGAGTATGACACCATCGGTTCTATCATTAATCGTGAACTTCCCTCCTGA